aaaaatggaattccacagggctcgaatttaagcgtagcactatttttaattgctattaacaatgttgtgtcgGACTGCAAtcgcacaattaaaacttttttgtatgctgatgatctggtaattctagcaagaaataaaaacatattatcggctcataatcgtatttctgcagctcttaagtcgatagaatcgtggcctaacaatattgggctccagttttccaacactaaaacaaaagctatacatttttcacgaaaatcaaatacacaaaagctcccaaatctatttttaaacaattctcctatagtatatacaaaagaaattaaattcctagggatgcaactggactcaaaattaagttggacaagtcatatacactcgctaagagtatcgtgccaagctggactaaacattatgaaatctgaatcacataaaaattggggagcagattttccaactctaataaatttatattgttgtgaatttattaaaaggttcaatatttataacacttacggatttaatttatttctttatttatattaacttatctgacaataatttattatatccgtacgtaacaagttcgcgagcgcgggtgttgagaattcactggccctccatataaaaatgttgtatttatatacgaaatcctgatatactagaacagcatcgaaagatcgcattgtcttgcatcgaaaaatcgagaagcatctagttggagaattcaccataatttgaatctagaacctccggcgaaatttctacaacaaaacagaatattagtcatcatatattttacagttatttttaggccaggatttttatcgtaacattgcccccctcttaaaagatggttcctcctggaaccttgtcgggactggaaccggaactgtatgctggtatcggcaactggaccctcttttacaacttccagttgtataaaaatgacaagggacggttttctctccgcaccagtaactatgcggattgcaacagactaacacctggacttcggtgtctttgaagatctcctccaccatatttcggataaccctccaatctaattggcggcactccaactttggcatggctaacttttgcacgtcggactctagtacgtgctctctcaattgaagtaaggcttcccatacatctcggtaggtaggttggtcacgggcagtgtcttttgttaccaggtagaaaaggtaacgtgatgcatcttggagtttcaaggttttaccgggagctggcacctggcattgaagttctgcaactcgaccaaacttctttcgaaagacggatgccaaccctggtgcgtctttgatactggccgggatggtgagggccagcgagtagtcatcggggagccctagtagatcttgcttttcttcagtggtaacaccatgtctcgctttaccggtacctccataggcacccatgaattcctcaaacgtgaggtcagacacatcgtggacttggtttacttccacttcttcatctacgtcgtggtcaccttcgaaagacgccagccggttatggtgtactatcatcggctttcccttcggaatcttgcttattcggtagatgacatcgttgatcttctccataatgaggtatggaccttcccaaaactgctgcaatttgggagaacaaccttttcgcttcttgggattatacagtcatactttgtcgttcttcttaaagcaacccttttcggcttgtgtatcgtaccgtttcttcattcggtcgctagcgatctgaaggtgggaacggaccaactcatgtacatcgtccattcttcttcgtaattcgatcacataatcttcacctgctacatcttctccaggtcgacacccaaactctagatcacaaggtagtcgcatttcgcgtccgaataggactttcgctggtgtctggcctgttgattcgttaacagcagatctgtaggccattgtgaagaacggaaggtattggtcccagtctcgctgatgatcggacaccatctttgtcaaatatttgccaactgtcctattcatccgttctaccataccatcagattgcggatgatatgctgtagttcttgttttcttcatgcctagtctatcacatattccttgaaatagatcgctttcgaagttcctgccttggtcactatggatctccaaaggcactccaaatcggctgatatattcttggatcaacttatctgcaacggtggcggccttctggtctggaagtgcgtaaatctcgacccacttagtgaagtaatccattactaccagcatgtacttgcctccattttcactttctggaaatggcccagcgatgtccaaagctattctttcaaacgggcttccaacattatattgtctcataggagctctcctttttcggtaaggcccgttactcgtggcacaaatagtacatttcttacaccagtcttttacatcgtcggaactgttcatccaataaaaccgttcccgaattcgctgaagggttttccttacaccaaaatgccctcccgatggactgtcgtgtaactgacgaagtacttcggctattctgctctttgggatcaccaactgtcttctcttctctgaaccgtcatcattttccaggactcgtttaagcaagccatcttcgatgataaatgagtcccactgggcccaatacgtcttaactactgagcataggtttgatatttcctgccaaggtggtcgacggttttcctctttccattttcggattttctgtataactggatctctctcttgttcttccctgatcttagtaggcgtccagtcgtcgttgacaatcgtcgttcttagcactgctgcttccttggattccgttttgttgcagtgggaacactctgctgagcatggccttctggaaagagaatcagcgtttctgtggctaactccggcccggtgctcaatcttaaaatcgtattcttggagtcgttcgatccacctggctatctgaccctctggattcttaaactgcatcaaccacttaagggcggcatggtcggttcggattagactttcttccatagaggtattgatagaagtgctctactgatttcactactgccagaagttctcttctcgtgacgcaataattccgctcaggttttgaaagaactttactaaaatatccgaggactcgttcctgtcctccttgaatctgagacagcactcctccaattcccacattacttgcatctgtatctaagatgaactctccttctggcagtggataccctaaaattggtgctgttattaaatgctttttcaaggtctcaaaggcattttggcagtctgtatcccagcggtaatctcttgcttcctccgtaagtcgcgttaatggcttagcgatatctgcaaacttcttaataaacctccggtagtaagtacatagtccaagaaaacttctcacttgatgtttgtcagttggttttggccattccttaatggaatcgatttttcccttatccacggccactccttctttactgactatatgacccagataattgactttaccttgaaatagctggcacttcttggggtttaacatcaattgggcagctttaagtcgattaaaaacgttttctaaattcttcagatgttcttcgaatgtctcccccaagacgattatgtcatccaaataaaccaggcatgttttccaagataaccctctcaacacattttccataagcctctcaaatgtcgcaggagcattacagagtccaaatggcataacgttgaattgccacaatccagatcctgtggtaaaggctgtcttttctttatctactgggtccatttctacctgccagtatccagacttcaaatccaaagtagaaaacaatttacttccagccaatgtgtccaatgtgtcatcgatccgaggcagaggataactatctttcttggtaacgttgttcagcaaacggtaatccacacagaacctcgtcgttccgtctttcttcttaaccaggaccaccggagagacccatgggctcgtagaaggttctatcaccccgtctttcttcatttcctgaacaatcgtttcagcttcctctctcttcgcctgtggtaatcgtcgagctgtttgacgaattggcttagcattaccagtatcaattttatgcttaacaacggtagttcttcccgtctttcctcctttcggtacgaaaatatcacgatactgccgaagaaattcccttaatttccttttctccatctgatttagagactgtcctgcaactgcaaccatttggtcgaatttgtcgttggaattatcagatgttgtcgcctgacgaattatggatgtcacaggtacacaagttcctacttttgtctctttctttatggtcactgggtagtcgttgacattgataagtctcacaggaatttctttagccgaagtcaccaattcctttccaattatgattccacggccaacctcatcgtcgtggttccaaggctccatcataacaggtctcccttcgtctacaattccctgtagtcgcgctactatgatcgtttcgcttctcgcaggcacgactgtatcttctgtaatggctgcttgcacagtgttgtcattatgtggatggagaaatacctcctcgttgccaactttgattaccttattcttaaaatccaattggaatccatgcatattcattacgtccattcctaatataacatcctcttcgatgtcagcaactataacagtatggacaaacttttctgccccaattcccaattgtacctggatttctccatgaatgttggcattttcacctgtagcggtccgaagtcgtaacctcgttggtaacagtttctttcggctgtttataactgtcgggcgtataatggttctggtctccggtatccaccaacaacgtatgtcttttaccatttatttctccatctacatatacactatcttcacgacatttcaaagaagctattagtatgagagggtctttggaaaagttccgggtcgaagctgctcccctaaagccgactcgttctggttttcctgatggtgagtttcttgattttatggtcttcgttttcttgcatgtaataattttcatcatattaacgagctggtcaagtttatcttcatctccttcctcttttacagtcctaactttactgtacccgccagaggcctgcgtagctgactcgtattcgagggcggcggataggacatcaaccagcgtcttgtgacgagctaatcgcagtgttctctgcatttcatgatcacgaagaccatcaataaacgtttgaacggccaatttttccatcatgtcttcgggagctgttggataagcatatcgtactaatctggcaatatctacctcatattcttgaagagcctcatctttcttctgtctacgatttttaagctgtgactgatatacatgctccaaatgttcgtggccatatcgcatatttaacctcttcttcagttgttcgaaatcatcggtctcctctacggctatggtctgaagcacatctaaggcatctcctcgaagggcgatagtcaggtttacagccttttctttttcagaccatccatttgctcttgcagctgattcgaactgtttcatgtagttgttccatgatgattttccgtcgaaagttgggactttaacatgaatagaacctccacttccttcaaatttcggccgtgtctccaacttacatttcgtctcgtcttcttttatctccactgtaattggattgtttcctctctctgctgtcccggtttcctccatcttcttttccatctctttccatatcttttcttcgaaggccaacatatcggcagcaacttggttttttaacgaagatattctatcgtccagggcagacatctcagaagtgactttagagatttccgaagagatgttagcagagactttgctttccagagaagaaatctcgttagaaactttgctttctaaagaagcgatgtcgccggatactttgttctccaatgaagcgatgtcgccggaaactttggctacatcagaagaaactttcgaaatatcgtcagaaactttgttctccaatttcgaaatcgacgagatgacagcatcatgtttgtcttcaaatatataagtctctggatctagtccttcttctagcaaagcgttctttagtcgttggactaactcagccttttttccggtggaagataattctctctcttcaagatgtcttcttaaattagtcactgtcagctcataaatcgtagccattttcacaatttattttatattcacttgtattattattataagtctaatttatgttcgatctcactctgacaccatttgttgtgaatttattaaaaggttcaatatttataacacttacggatttaatttatttctttatttatattaacttatctgacaataatttattatatccgtacgtaacaagttcgcgagcgcgggtgttgagaattcactggccctccatataaaaatgttgtatttatatacgaaatcctgatatactagaacagcatcgaaagatcgcattgtcttgcatcgaaaaatcgagaagcatctagttggagaattcaccataatttgaatctagaacctccggcgaaatttctacaacaaaacagaatattagtcatcatatattttacagttatttttaggccaggatttttatcgtaacaatatagagctttaattagatcaaaactggactacggatgtgttgtgtataacaccgcaaaccaagcattgcttaaaactttggatactcttcagagttcagccgttagacttgctctaggagcatattgcaccagtcctgtggacagtctactctgtgaagctggagagccacccttaaacctaagaagaaaatacttaactctatcgtatgtctcgagtataaaatctatcccaaaaaatccagctcttcatcatgctgttgctaacaggttccaggaggtctatcgaaaaagaaataggggtcctgtacctttctatgaacgagctaatagatacttattcgattttaatattgaactaccaccacccatttatcctatctgtgaaataaatttatgttttccttgggttgttccctctccgctttgtaaccttaaactcacagcatataacaaaaataacgtgataccaaatttttttaaaactcactttctccatgttctcacacagtacaaaaatttccattttatatacacggacgcatctaagaccataaatggagtaggagcatgctttgtgacatcccatgaacattccatctataaattgtctcctaagacaagtattttcacagcagaactatttgccatcaataaggccctaacctatattctagaaaaaaaacttcccaaatctcttataatatctgattcacttagttgtctgacatcaatttctcagatctatccctctcatccaacactgcagcagattaagttaattttataccgtatataccaaaacaatttgacagtagagttcctctgggtaccgtcacacgttggaatagatggtaacgaaaaggcagatagtctagctaggtccgcagtaatcaatacagcagcattagtggaaaatctaacggtgcatttggatttaaaaccttacttaaaatcaaaattgcacgatgtttggcaaaaccaatggaatagaagcaccactaaattgatagaaataaaatcttccatccttccatggaacttctggccttcaaagcgacaacatcaagtcctaataacacgtcttagattaggacacacttctacaacacatgaatacttgttgaagaaagaagaggaaccagtgtgttttgtttgtgaatgtaaagtgacagtgaagcacattttgattgagtgtccaatatactcagtggaaagactatatcatcactttccaaaaacattaaaagaacttttaggagaatctaaatacgtagctgacttgatagaattcttgaaaactataaaccttttcaataaaatttaatacaatacattaataattaaaatatatattgtatacattattatgtaattgatattttgtatatgcctatttatgtctttatcacttttgtatttttcttatgctaataaccctaagtggttgaagcaaaataaattaataaaaaaaataacataatactAGAGGTGTTAAAGTTTGTTGGTTGTTAGTTTGTCTGTTAAAGAGTGGTAAACACTGCCTGGGGTGATTGCAGGGTGGATTcagtagctctgcggttaccacagccggtcccaagcccggataaaatgtggagggtgattggcaaggttagaaacgtaccaatcgtaaaaacaaatactgctcaaagaaacaatgtacagcctcAAAACCGGATTGATACTATAAAGACGACTACGGTAAGAAATAAGAACAAGCGAAAAacatctaaaacccagatgagaattactacTTGGAATATCCGATAGCTCAACTTAAGGGAGCAAAAAATAACATAAGTGCTGAAAAagaaagaaatagacatttgtgttctacaggaaacaaaaaagaaaggaaaaggacaaTCAAAATTAGGTTAAAACATGCTACGgtggagtagcaaaagaaaatAGGACCAAAGGAGGTGTAGCCTTATTAATACATCAAAGAATGTCAGTACATATCAGAAAGAattgtaacagcaaagataagaatggagaaggaagacctaAATATCATTGGAGTACctatacggcccagaaaataacaagccccAAACAACAAAGGAAACATTTTATGACCAActacaacaagtagtagataaagtcatattgggggattttaacgctcgaataggcaatcacGTAATACCcgaaattaagcaaaaacataacgaagATGTTAagaacgaaaatggagaactgatgataaacttctgcacgaataacgaacttaaAACacacaacacattttttgaccaaaaagaccaacacaaatgtacatttaataacacccgtggacaaagatctatgctagattatgttataaccaacagagatatacatccaagGAAATAATCGATGTAAGATGCCTTAACTTATCAGATGTAGGTAGTGACCCTAGACTAGTATTacgtaaaataagaatcatcctgaaatgcttcacacccaagagagcggcgccaacacaaacaaaaatcaaagtcgaaggactaaatacggaatccactgAATACTTATagagaaaaagaatatcagagaagattgctgggaatgaaatatttaaaaacgataacatcgaaggaagctgggaaaaactcaaaagtatcataattaacgcagcaacagaatcacttggagagagaaaagtaacgaacactaatatgtcaaaaaagaaaacatcatggtttagagaggaagtgaagacaaaatgtgaagaaaagaagaaagactttttacaatacagaacacaacaaatagaacaggcatataaccactataaataaaataaggtgCGCGTATTACCACGGTGATAGTAACTATGTAGTCGGAAGCAGTTCTGTATCGttgtaaaacatttttgtttagttgaACAAGCGGTGAAAGTTTCGAGTGTTCCGTGCATACATACTCACTTATTTTACAATCAGTGATTTCGAGTCCATGAAAGAACGATTTAGCGATCAAATTTATAAGCTTAAATCTGGAAAAGGAAACAATCATCAGTTATTCACCAGAGATGAGTATTATGCATTTTTAATGAAAGTTAAAACAACCAAAGACAAGACTTCTCACAAAACACCTGAAGAATATCAACGGTTATCACAGTATGATATTGTAAAAATTGGTAATGTCGAGAAACTCATTGTGCCAGTAAAAAACGACAGATCATATTTCACGAGACTCATATTTCAACTGGACATGGGGGCCGCAACAGAATGATGAAAGAACTTAAGACGAAATATAAGAACATCACTGTGGAGTTTGTCCAGGTTTACTTAAATCTTTGTGTACCGTGTCAAAAGGAAATGAGTATTCCAAAAAAAGGACTCGTTGTGAAGCCAGTTTTAAGTAGTGCATTTAATTCGAGATGTCAAGTCGATCTTATTGACACGCAGTCACAAGCGGATGGTGACTATAACTTTATTATGGTCTATCAAGACCATCTTACCAAATTTGTCCAGCTCAGATCATTAAAAACCAAGCGTGCCGAAGAAGTTGCGTACCATTTGTTGGAAGTGTTTATCATATTTGGAGCTCCACACATTTTACACAGTGATCATGGTGAGAATTCGCAAATAAGATTATTGAAGAAGTCTGCAGTATGTGGACCGAACTAAAAATTGTCCACGGAAAACCCAGACACAGCCAGTCGCAAGGTTCTTTAGAGAGAGCGAACCAAGATATCGAAGAATGTTGGCCACATGGCTGGAGACAAACAAAACGAGTCAGTGGTCGGAAGGCATAAAGTTCATCCAATTTATGAAAAACAGAGCTTACCATTCCGGCATTAGCTGTAGTCCATACGAAGCACTATTCGGTTGTAAGGCTAAAGTAGGATTAAAAACATCCTTACCTGCTGGTACTTTAACTGAAATTAGAAGCGAAGAAGATTTAGAAGCAATATTAGCAGATGAGTCCGATGATGCTGATGATGGAGCAAAGCACCGTGGTAATTTGGATGTTAACAGTACAACCGAGGACTAACAGACCAATAGAATATAATGCATGTGCAATAGTTGCTGCCAATGGGGAAGACAATGGCAATGGGGAAGACAAGACAATTGGAGTTGAAGAAAATGAGGGACACGAAGAAGATGGCACTGAAGTTGGGAAAACTTCAAAGAAAATTCAAGAGATTCGAGATCTTACTAAACAGTCACTTATAAAACAAGCTGACAGAATGTTAAAACATTCTAATGATAGATTCCCTGTTGCAAACGTAGGTGAAAGTGTAAGAGTGCGAATTCCAGAAGTTGATAGAACTAAGGCCGATAGCCGAAATATTATTGTCATTATTATTTCTGTTAAAGATGAAGAGCTGTATAAGCTAGGCACCAAGCATGGTATTTTAAACCAACTTTACGCAAGAAACGAATTTACCACCTACAAGGAAACACTTATTTCAGTCAATGATGTGCCTACTACGGAAATAAGTCTCAGGGAATGCTCCCGTAAAGATTCGAATTTAGGTGGTCAAGGATTCCGTCACTGCAATTGTAGTGGCCAATGCAACTCAAATTGCTGCAAATGTAAAAAAGCAAGTGTTCTGTGTAATTCTAAGTTCCACAAGAACTTGTCCTGCAAAAACAAGTAATTATAGTCTGGTAACTTATAGCTAATGCGTATGCACGAGTTTGTTTTTACTTATTGCATGTCTAGTTGGGATTTTTGATTGataaattatgtttaaatgtttaaatttattacCTAATACGAGTCTGTTTTGATTTAATACATGTGAAgagcttttttacaaaactgcataaatccatttccggctaaaatacattttttgttgaatttcGAGAGTTTGATCTGCCTTAGATCTTGTGTATAAGTCTCATgtgttaaaagttaatatttcccATTTAAAAGGAGCCTCAAAATCACGTTTCTTCCACAAAACTTAATTAATCCACTCAAAAACCTTTACCCCATGTTCActctttttttatacaaaacttaACATCTCCTTCTTTAGCCAaccattaaaattaatttttattttacaaaactgcataaatcctCCGGCCTGCAGATCtatccctctactatttttgtttggatttaaaagCATCCTCTAGAATTAGATGTTGATTcgtgaaacaaaatataatattcgtTAGTTCTAAAACTACCCACGGGTCGCACTGACAGTGTGTAGCGTAGCCAGGCCATGCCACGCGTGGCCACGCTGTATGAGATTATCATTATCAGTACTTTTCCGTTCGATGAGACGGGATGTTGTGAATTCGTTGTATGTCAACGTTGTTTTCTGTGTTTTGCGTGTTATTTTGAGATGGATACTGTTACTAATTTATCGGTGGGATCTAAAAAAAGACGATCCATCAAAACAAGTGAGAGAGGGCgttcaaaaattatgaagtacaacGATAGTGATCCTCATTTAGTGTTTCTAAAACAGAAGACCAGACCATGTGCCCATAATTCGAAAAATCTTCGTTGTGCTACGGTATCCTACGATGATATAAAACTTAATCGACAAGCAGTCTACATGGCAGAGGgtaaagagaaacaagatctTGTTTTGATGAAATATATCTCTGCTTTCGAGCCCCAAAGAAGAAGGGGAAGTGGTACGCCTGTCTCTGCAACTCACACAAGAACG
The genomic region above belongs to Diabrotica undecimpunctata isolate CICGRU chromosome 8, icDiaUnde3, whole genome shotgun sequence and contains:
- the LOC140448860 gene encoding uncharacterized protein, coding for MLATWLETNKTSQWSEGIKFIQFMKNRAYHSGISCSPYEALFGCKAKVGLKTSLPAGTLTEIRSEEDLEAILADESDDADDGAKHRVAANGEDNGNGEDKTIGVEENEGHEEDGTEVGKTSKKIQEIRDLTKQSLIKQADRMLKHSNDRFPVANVGESVRVRIPEVDRTKADSRNIIVIIISVKDEELYKLGTKHGILNQLYARNEFTTYKETLISVNDVPTTEISLRECSRKDSNLGGQGFRHCNCSGQCNSNCCKCKKASVLCNSKFHKNLSCKNK
- the LOC140448859 gene encoding KRAB-A domain-containing protein 2-like — protein: MMKELKTKYKNITVEFVQVYLNLCVPCQKEMSIPKKGLVVKPVLSSAFNSRCQVDLIDTQSQADGDYNFIMVYQDHLTKFVQLRSLKTKRAEEVAYHLLEVFIIFGAPHILHSDHGENSQIRLLKKSAVCGPN